Below is a window of Chryseobacterium indicum DNA.
GTTTCGGATATTATTCCTACCCACGAAAATATTTCGGCAGACCAAAGAGAAAAGGCTTTAAAACCAATGATTGAGCTTGCTTTGGAAGCGGGGATTAAGAGTTTATAATCATTATCGATCATCCAAAATAAAAAGAGTTTTACATCATCTGTAGAACTCTTTTTTTATATCCTGAAAAAATTCCGGGCAACTTCCGTGGTTTCATCTGCAACTTCTGCCATGCTGATTTTCTTCAGATGGGCAATCGTCTGTGTTACATATGGTAAAAAGGAAGGTTCGTTTCTGCGGTTCTGCATTCTCGGCATATTTTTCGGCAGCATAAAAGGCGCATCGGTTTCAATCATCATCCGGTCGAGCGGAACGTATTTTATCACTTCTTCCAAATGTTTAAACCTGTTCTGATCGCTTATGGCTCCGGTAAATCCTAAATAAAAGCCTTTATCCAGATATATTTTGGCTTCCTGTAAAGTTCCTGTGAAACAATGTACCACGGCTTTTGGAAGTTGAGACAAATATTCATCCGTTATTTCATTAAATCTTTTGAAGGCAGATCTTTCATGAAGAAAAAGCGGTTTATTCACTTCAACCGAAAGTTCAAGCTGCGCGCGGTAACATTTTTCCTGAACTGGTCTTGGTGAAAAATCCCTGTCGAAATCCAGTCCGCATTCTCCTACGGAAACAACGTGGTCTTGTTTTAATAATGTTTTTAATGCAGGAATGCTTTCGCTGTTGAAAGATTTTGCATCATGAGGATGAATTCCCGCCGTCGAAAACAGAATTTCGGGATAATTTTCTGCAATTTCCGCAGACTCCTGGCTTCCGCGAACGCTCGTTCCTGTAAGAATCATCTGCTCTACTCCATTGTCAAGTGCGCGGTTGATTATTTCTTCCTGTTCGTTGTAAAATTGTTTATTGGTTAAGTTGATACCAATGTCGATTAATGTGTTCATTTCTTTTTTGTTTTATTATTTATTAAAATGTATCTTGTTATATGTGCTCTGCTTATCGAACTTTTAAATGATTTTTCCGTGTAAAAACTTCTGTAATCAGAATCTGTTCTTCCGTTAATTTCTCTTGTGATTTTAACCCAGATTAATTTTCGCCTTTTCTGTCTTTGCTTAAAAAATTTAACAGTTTCACTAAGCTGATCTTCTATCTCCGATTTTTCAGTTCGTCTCCATTTCTTGTTTCCGTATTTTTGTAAATACTGAGGAATTTTACCATATTCTCTTGCTCTGTAAGGACTTTTATTATAAATGTTTCTCATAATATATAGGAATAATTTTCAGTAAACGTTTTATTTAACAATAGAAGTTACTCTAAACTTTTATTTAACATGAAACTTGTTTAAACTTTTTTACCACAAAAAATGCAAAAAGATGTAAACACTTTAGTTTTTTAAGTTTAATAATTAACTGGAAAAAAAGGGCACATAAGTTAAAAAAAATCAAAGATTTTTTCTCTTTGCAGACTTTTGAAATACTTTAAATATACTATCATTTCGCTATATGTTCTTTTGCGACTTTTGTGGTTAATTCTGAAGTATAAATCTTTTATTTTAAATCTAAATCTGTTAAAAAACCAGCAAGACAAAAAATGAATCAAAAAAAGGGGAAACAGGCAGGAATTGAACCTGCAACTCATCTTAGAATGATGCGCTTTTCCGTTAAACTACTGCTTCCGTATGAAAATTTAAGCGTTTATAATATCTTCAATCATCATTTTTAATTCAGGAAGTGCTTTTGAACTGCTTTCCTGAACAGAAAATAATGTTTTGCTTCCTTTTAAAATATAATCAAAATACGTATCGCTCTCAGGATTGACCAGGACGATCCATTTTGCACGGATTTTTACCGTTTCCACAATATTTACAGGCAAAGCCGTTGATCCCGAAGTTCCGACTACAAATAAAATATCTGTATGGTCTGCAATGTTGTAAGCCGTATCGAAATGATAATATTTTTCATTGTAACTTTCATCGAACCACAAAGTGTGAGGACGAAGCCAGTTTCCGCACTTTTTACATTTCAGATCGTCGATATCATCTGCTGTTAAATCTTCCGTATACTCTTTATACTTAATATTTTCAGGGAAATCGAAAGGTTCGCTGCATTCTTTTGAGCAACGGACTTTCTGCTTGCTTCCATGAATTTCATAGACATTATGCGTTCCCGATCTTTGGTGAAGCCCGTCAACATTTTGAGTAATTAGCTTAAATCTTTCACCCAAAAGCTTTTCAATTTCTGTGATCGCCAAATGTCCCGGATTAGGTTTTGCTTCGGCAATCATTTTCTTCCAGAACAGATTGTACTGCCATACTTCTTCCTGATTCTGGCTGAAATATTTATACGTCCCGAATTCTTCCGGACGGTGATATTTTGTTCCTTTAATCCAGATTCCGTCGATCGAGCGGTAAGTCGGAAGCCCGCTTTCCGCAGAAATTCCGGCTCCGGTAAGGAAAGTAATGTATCCTTGTTTTTCTTTAAGAATGATATTTAATGTTTCTTTTAATTCTTTCATGGTTTTTAATTTTGAAGGGAAACAGGCAAGATTTGAACTCGCATTTTCTCTGGGTTTGAGATATTTTTCC
It encodes the following:
- a CDS encoding TatD family hydrolase, with the protein product MNTLIDIGINLTNKQFYNEQEEIINRALDNGVEQMILTGTSVRGSQESAEIAENYPEILFSTAGIHPHDAKSFNSESIPALKTLLKQDHVVSVGECGLDFDRDFSPRPVQEKCYRAQLELSVEVNKPLFLHERSAFKRFNEITDEYLSQLPKAVVHCFTGTLQEAKIYLDKGFYLGFTGAISDQNRFKHLEEVIKYVPLDRMMIETDAPFMLPKNMPRMQNRRNEPSFLPYVTQTIAHLKKISMAEVADETTEVARNFFRI
- a CDS encoding SIR2 family NAD-dependent protein deacylase, with product MKELKETLNIILKEKQGYITFLTGAGISAESGLPTYRSIDGIWIKGTKYHRPEEFGTYKYFSQNQEEVWQYNLFWKKMIAEAKPNPGHLAITEIEKLLGERFKLITQNVDGLHQRSGTHNVYEIHGSKQKVRCSKECSEPFDFPENIKYKEYTEDLTADDIDDLKCKKCGNWLRPHTLWFDESYNEKYYHFDTAYNIADHTDILFVVGTSGSTALPVNIVETVKIRAKWIVLVNPESDTYFDYILKGSKTLFSVQESSSKALPELKMMIEDIINA